One segment of Megachile rotundata isolate GNS110a chromosome 4, iyMegRotu1, whole genome shotgun sequence DNA contains the following:
- the Sclp gene encoding leucine rich repeat containing protein 20 sclp isoform X1 has protein sequence MRPPAYNGEDVQISQEQGERNVAMAVCVQLAGRAIIRVVSRCEEAQDNCNLDLSECQLMQVPDAVYHLMRHTELKRCDLSGNVITKIPPKFAVKFSLITELNLSHNQMSKLPEELAELQALERLDISHNTFIALPPVTCRIPQLKRLLANNNSIIDIDVERLRHAPVLEFIDLQANPLTPRMHDLLATLTRIKIELTPRQVEEWEDLTI, from the exons ATGAGACCACCCGCGTACAATGGCGAGGATGTGCAGATCTCTCAGGAACAAGGCGAGAGGAACGTGGCCATGGCTGTTTGCGTGCAGTTGGCGGGCCGGGCAATAATCAGGGTAGTTTCCCGATGCGAAGAGGCTCAAGACAATTGCAATCTAG atCTATCGGAATGCCAGTTGATGCAGGTACCCGATGCAGTTTATCATTTAATGAGACATACGGAATTGAAAAGATGCGATCTTTCCGGAAACGTGATAACAAAAATTCCACCAAAATTCGCCGTAAAATTCTCATTGATCACTG AACTGAACCTCAGTCACAATCAAATGAGTAAGCTACCAGAGGAACTTGCAGAATTACAAGCTTTAGAAAGGCTGGATATATCACATAATACTTTCATTGCTTTGCCACCTGTTACATGTCGGATACCACAGCTAAAACGGCTTCTTGCCAACAACAACTCAATCATTG ATATAGACGTGGAGAGACTTAGGCATGCTCCAGTTTTGGAATTTATTGATCTTCAGGCGAATCCATTAACGCCCAGGATGCACGATCTTCTCGCTACTTTGACTCGAATTAAAATCGAATTGACGCCCAGACAGGTCGAAGAATGGGAAGATCTTACTATTTGA
- the Sclp gene encoding leucine rich repeat containing protein 20 sclp isoform X2, with the protein MANAVTRVVLRCEEAQKNENLDLSECQLMQVPDAVYHLMRHTELKRCDLSGNVITKIPPKFAVKFSLITELNLSHNQMSKLPEELAELQALERLDISHNTFIALPPVTCRIPQLKRLLANNNSIIDIDVERLRHAPVLEFIDLQANPLTPRMHDLLATLTRIKIELTPRQVEEWEDLTI; encoded by the exons ATGGCGAACGCCGTCACAAGAGTGGTGTTGCGCTGTGAAGAAGCACAGAAAAATGAGAATCTCG atCTATCGGAATGCCAGTTGATGCAGGTACCCGATGCAGTTTATCATTTAATGAGACATACGGAATTGAAAAGATGCGATCTTTCCGGAAACGTGATAACAAAAATTCCACCAAAATTCGCCGTAAAATTCTCATTGATCACTG AACTGAACCTCAGTCACAATCAAATGAGTAAGCTACCAGAGGAACTTGCAGAATTACAAGCTTTAGAAAGGCTGGATATATCACATAATACTTTCATTGCTTTGCCACCTGTTACATGTCGGATACCACAGCTAAAACGGCTTCTTGCCAACAACAACTCAATCATTG ATATAGACGTGGAGAGACTTAGGCATGCTCCAGTTTTGGAATTTATTGATCTTCAGGCGAATCCATTAACGCCCAGGATGCACGATCTTCTCGCTACTTTGACTCGAATTAAAATCGAATTGACGCCCAGACAGGTCGAAGAATGGGAAGATCTTACTATTTGA